CTGTTGCAGTGACCACTTCCCACTTCTTGAGAAGTCCAGAGCCTACCAGGAATTTCACGCAGCCTGCAAAGCCTCTCACTGCCCCTAGCCAGAGTCAAGGGCTTCCTCTCGCCCTGGTATTTCCTGGGAGCTCCTGGGGCAGAAGTGCTAGCCTTGGGGGCGCACCTAACAGCTTGGGGACCACAAAGGCAAAGGAAACCGCCttcccctcccatctcctcctccacaCCCCTTGGTTTTCAAGCACCCATCTCCACCATAGGGTGGTGCCATAGCGTCATCTGCTCTGACCCCTATACCTGTTCCAGAGTCACCAGCTTGCCATCCCATTTTCTAGTGAAGATCCAGGAATCCCCATTCCAGAACCCGCCCACCATCCCCACCTGCTGCAGCTGAGACCCCAGAGCCCCTGTCATCACCTGGGACCCTGAAAAAGTGAGTGATGCCTCTCTCATCACACGGCAATGTAGGAGCGGGGAGGGTGGGGCAGGATGCTGGGTGAGGTGGGTGGAGCCAGGGGCCACTTCCTTTCCCCTTGGGGCCCCTGACAGCCAGTCTTGCCCCAGCTTCAGGAGGAGTTGGAGCAGCCTGGTCGCAGCCCTGTGCCCTTTTCAAGTGAGCTGGTAAGCGGTGGGACGTGGTGGGGCAGGGGCCTCAGTGGACCTGGGAATGTGCCTCTGGTTTGAGAAGACCTTGCCGGATAATGGGAAAAAAGGATGAGGAGCCATTGGAGCTGCATGGGGTCAGGGCAGGGCAGGATGGGGTGGCAATGGCTACAGCGCACCGAGAGGTCCTGAGGGATAGAGTTGATGGGGGTGCTGCCAGTATCTTGTTATTTCTGACACTAGTGAAAGCAAGGGTGGAAAAAGCCGTTGAACCGCAGAGTTCGGCCCGGCAGTTGGCAGGGAagtgggcaggaggggagggcctGGCTCGGTCCTCCCCCTGCCCGCAGATCCTTATGTGTTCTACTTCTCCAACTTCCCCACCCGCAGGTCCCAACTCCTGCTCACGCCCGTTGCTTTGGAAATgatcctgcttctcctcctcttcGGGAGCATGGGGGCAGAAAACGTGACTGAAGTGTCTTCAAGAAGCTCTCCTTTGTGGACATCTAAAACCACAATAGCCTCTCTTTCTTCGGTCTCTGAGACCCTAACTTTCAACTCAGTGACAACCAGTCTTACAACAAACGAGGTCTCTAAGATGAGTGATAACCCTGAGCACCAGACCTTACCGCCTTCCTCGATTCCCTATATAGCCGATGTGGTGTCCTCTCCTGAAACTTCCCCCACTGCCAGCAGGGGCAGTCCTGTATCTGAGTCAACAATCTCCAAGGAAGATTCAAGCAAGAAATCAATAAAGCTCATGAAAACCCCTGATGCCACCAGCACACCTGGTGTCTCAGTAATGAAACCTACAGGATTCCCTACTATGACTAGTGAAACCATGGCAACTAGCCCTCTGGAGACCTCCAGTGCGACCAGCAAAGTCCTATTAACTATGGCAACTAGCTCTCTGGAGATCTCTGGTGGGACCAGTAGACCTCCTGTCTCCATGGCAACGAGCTCTTTGGACACCTCCAGTGGGACCAGCGAAGTCCTGTTAACTATGGCAACTAGCTCTCTGGATATCTCTGGTGGGACCAGTAGACCTCCTGTCTCCATGGCAATGAGCTCTTTGGACACCTCCAGTGGGACCAGCGAAGTCCTGTTAACTATGGCAACTAGCTCTCTGGAGATCTCTGGTGGGACCAGTAGACCTCCTGTCTCCATGGCAACGAGCTCTCTGGACACCTCCAGTGGGACCAGGGAACCCCTTGTCACCACGGCAACTAGCTCTGTGAAGACCATCAGTATGACCAGTGGATCCCCTGTCATCATGAAAACTAGCTCTCCTAAGACCTCCAAGGGAAGTGGACTCCTGGTCACCACGCCAGCTACCTCTCTCAAGACTCCCATGGCGACCACTGGCTCCACTGGCCATGAAGTAACAACATTCAGCCCCAATACCTCCACAAACGTAAGCAGGAGGGACAAACTAATTCCACCTCAGGGGACAAAAGGCACCTTGCTGGTGGCTGTGCTTGTGGCCCTGCTGGTGGTCGTTGTCCTCGTGGCCTTAATCCTGTTGTGGCTCCGGCGACAGAAGCGGAAGACAGGAGTCCTGACACTGGGCGGCGGTGGGAAACGCAATGGGGTGGTAGATGCCTGGGCTGGGGTCGCCCGGGTGCCTGATGAGGAGGCCATGACAGCCACAGAGGGAGCGTCTCGGGGGAACAACGACTCTGATGGCCCCCACAGGGAGGGGTCTGGCCAGCGACCCACACTCACCACTTTCTTTGGTAGACGGAAGTCTCGCCAGGGCTCCATGGCGCTGGAGGAGCTAAAGGCAGGGCCAGCCTCCAGCTTAACGGGGGAAGAGGAGCCGCTGGTGTGCAACGAGGATGAAGGTGCAGAGGCCCCTACTTCTAATGGGCCAGAAGCGAGAGAGGTGAAGACCCCTTAAGGCTCGAGAATCTCAAGACTGGAGTTCAGAACCATTCCCGCTTTTATCACCTTCCCTCCCATTATCGCCACGAGGTTGATATCCAACATCCTCATCCGTCACCCAGCATTTGCACCCAGCACTCTTTGGATTTTAACACAGCATCTTCAGCCTTAATCTTCATTCAGCTTCTTAACCCTGGCTCTTCTAGCCAGCATCCACCCCCAGCACCTAGACCAGGGCCTACACCCACTGAACACTTGCAGATGGAACGAATGAAACTTCCTCATCAACACCTACTTCTCCCCATCACATTTTCTCCACATTTTGGTCCTTGAAACTAGCCGCTGAGTCTCTGGAAACGCCAGACTTCCTGGATTGGTGATTTCTCAGCGGGTTCCCCACAGATATCAGAGTCTAggaagaaggaattggcaacccagcAAGCTCCCACTTCAGGATTACTCTGGAAAGTATATTTGGCCCCATGGATTAGAACATTTGTACCGGATTAGCCCATGAACTGCCTGTAACTCTGGGTGCCAGTGGTCTGTGCCAGGCCAGCCTCGGGGTGCTTTCAGTGTATCTATGACAGCGCCAGGCCCCTAGACTGGCCCATGGTCCCAGCTGCCACACTCCCCCCACCTCTGGACAGAGGCGGCCAGAGGCTTCGGTTGTTTCTCCTCCCAAGAGCAGAGGTGAGAAGTTTCTGGGCAGGTGTAGTTCTTAGAAGTCTTGGTGTCTGCGTGGGTCCACTCATGCGTGCGGTTTGTGTGCAGGAGGCGAGGACTTGGTGATGTTTGTGACGGACAGTGGGAAGTAGTACAGACAGTgtgagggagggggcaggaagggCTGCAGAGGCTGGGGAGATGCCACCCTGAGGAGGTGCTGAGAACATAGGCACCCTTGTCTTTGCTCAGATGGGTGGAGGTGGAAGATTTAATTCTGTCTGTGGCCTGGCTCGCGAGAAAGACTGCATGTGTGACTGAGCGTCGTTCTTCAACTCAGCCTCAAAGTACCCCGTAACCCCTACCCCTatcccctcttcccctcccccacccctccagtcacaccctcccccacttcccacccccgACTCTTTCATCCATcatcccctgccctcccccaccaccccgccaATGCGCACACTGAGTCCCAGGACTCGCTGATGCTGTTACCCGTTTAATTGTTTGTGAGAGAGGGAGCTGTGACAGGTCCCAGAATCAGGAGCATCCCTGTGGCTCTGGGATGGAGAAAAGGGGGCAAGACCCAGCTGCACTATCTCTGAGACCAGCCCACGCCAGTACCCTGGGCACCATGTGGACCCAGAGGCCGTTGGTATTTCCCCAGAACAAAGAGGATTTGCAAAGAGGAAGTTGTTGAGTTAAGAGGAGCAATGACCAAGAGCAGACATACTGACCTACGAAAGGAGAGGCCAAGAGACACCATGGTGGTGTAACTGCCAGGTGGTTTGGATCAGAGGGGATGTGGGAGACAGGGAAAGGGCTGGGTCAGTCAGTTcatgggagg
This portion of the Bos indicus x Bos taurus breed Angus x Brahman F1 hybrid chromosome 25, Bos_hybrid_MaternalHap_v2.0, whole genome shotgun sequence genome encodes:
- the SPN gene encoding leukosialin, whose protein sequence is MILLLLLFGSMGAENVTEVSSRSSPLWTSKTTIASLSSVSETLTFNSVTTSLTTNEVSKMSDNPEHQTLPPSSIPYIADVVSSPETSPTASRGSPVSESTISKEDSSKKSIKLMKTPDATSTPGVSVMKPTGFPTMTSETMATSPLETSSATSKVLLTMATSSLEISGGTSRPPVSMATSSLDTSSGTSEVLLTMATSSLDISGGTSRPPVSMAMSSLDTSSGTSEVLLTMATSSLEISGGTSRPPVSMATSSLDTSSGTREPLVTTATSSVKTISMTSGSPVIMKTSSPKTSKGSGLLVTTPATSLKTPMATTGSTGHEVTTFSPNTSTNVSRRDKLIPPQGTKGTLLVAVLVALLVVVVLVALILLWLRRQKRKTGVLTLGGGGKRNGVVDAWAGVARVPDEEAMTATEGASRGNNDSDGPHREGSGQRPTLTTFFGRRKSRQGSMALEELKAGPASSLTGEEEPLVCNEDEGAEAPTSNGPEAREVKTP